In a single window of the Acidobacteriota bacterium genome:
- a CDS encoding addiction module protein, which yields MTVQTIPDIEQMTPAQQIELMEALWKSMTERNVNSEPPAWHRDYLADRENAVANGEDEFISLDELEADLKAELK from the coding sequence ATGACCGTACAGACAATTCCGGATATTGAACAAATGACGCCGGCTCAGCAGATCGAGCTGATGGAAGCTCTCTGGAAAAGCATGACCGAGCGTAACGTCAACAGCGAACCGCCTGCGTGGCACCGAGATTATCTCGCAGATCGTGAGAACGCGGTGGCGAACGGAGAAGACGAGTTCATCAGCCTTGATGAGCTCGAGGCAGACCTCAAAGCCGAATTGAAATGA
- a CDS encoding SDR family oxidoreductase, whose protein sequence is MTIKKDSVAVITGAGSGIGRALAVRIAKEGVAGLALADLNAEGLAETAKLITGRAKVTTHEVDVADRDAMRQFADEVVREHGRVTHLINNAGVALGGTVRDVSLDEIEWLMGVNFWGVVHGTKFFLPHLEKEDSAHIVNISSLFGMVAPPGQAAYCASKFAVRGFTESLRHELEGTNIAVSSVHPGGVKTNIVNNARIAAGVSITEEELEKQRKFQNKLLSRTTPERAAEIIVTGMLWREPRILVGPDAAIISRIARIFPRSYFAVVNFMSGGKLNDEVYRAKQRAKTTDQNVNE, encoded by the coding sequence ATGACGATCAAGAAAGACAGCGTTGCGGTGATAACCGGTGCGGGCTCTGGCATCGGACGGGCGCTTGCGGTTCGTATCGCAAAAGAAGGTGTCGCGGGCCTTGCCTTAGCCGACTTGAACGCCGAAGGCCTCGCCGAAACCGCGAAGCTGATCACCGGCCGTGCGAAGGTAACAACGCACGAGGTGGACGTCGCCGACCGCGATGCGATGCGGCAATTTGCTGACGAAGTCGTCCGCGAACATGGCCGCGTAACTCACCTTATCAACAACGCCGGCGTCGCTCTCGGCGGGACCGTGAGGGACGTTTCGCTGGACGAGATCGAGTGGCTGATGGGCGTGAATTTCTGGGGCGTCGTTCACGGAACGAAGTTTTTTCTGCCGCATCTCGAGAAGGAGGATTCAGCTCACATCGTAAATATCTCAAGCCTTTTCGGTATGGTCGCACCGCCTGGACAGGCCGCATATTGTGCAAGCAAATTTGCGGTACGCGGCTTTACCGAATCGCTGCGGCACGAGCTCGAAGGTACAAATATCGCCGTCTCGTCGGTACATCCCGGCGGTGTGAAAACGAACATCGTAAACAACGCTCGCATCGCCGCCGGCGTTTCGATCACCGAAGAAGAACTGGAAAAACAGCGAAAATTTCAGAATAAGCTGCTCTCCCGTACGACGCCCGAACGCGCTGCCGAGATCATCGTTACCGGCATGCTGTGGCGGGAGCCTCGGATCCTGGTCGGCCCGGACGCCGCCATCATCAGCCGGATCGCACGGATCTTTCCCAGAAGTTATTTCGCGGTGGTGAATTTCATGAGCGGCGGCAAGCTGAACGACGAGGTCTATCGAGCAAAACAAAGAGCCAAGACGACCGATCAGAATGTGAACGAATAA
- a CDS encoding ribonucleotide-diphosphate reductase subunit beta: MLLDPGFDLTLRPMKYPDFYEMYRNAIKNTWTVEEVDFSTDVMDLKNKMSASERHLINRLVAFFATGDSIVANNLVLNLYKHINAPEARMYLSRQLYEEALHVQFYLTLLDTYIPDHNERAAAFAAVENIPSIKTKADFCLKWIDSINELDQLNTVEDRRRFVLNLICFAACIEGLFFFAAFAYVYFLRSKGLLHGLAAGTNWVFRDESAHMSFAFEVVKKVREEEPALFDDQLKVDIVTMINEAVDCEMQFAEDILSGGVAGLSVADMRQYLEFIADQRLMMLGLNKAFGAKNPFSFMDLQDVQELANFFERRVSAYQVAVAGEVSFGEAF; this comes from the coding sequence ATGTTACTAGACCCAGGATTTGACCTAACACTTCGCCCGATGAAGTATCCGGACTTTTACGAGATGTACCGGAACGCCATCAAGAACACTTGGACCGTCGAAGAGGTGGATTTTTCGACCGACGTGATGGACCTCAAGAATAAGATGTCGGCGTCGGAGCGGCATCTGATCAATCGGCTTGTAGCTTTCTTTGCGACCGGCGATTCGATCGTGGCCAACAACCTTGTGCTCAATCTTTATAAGCACATCAACGCACCGGAAGCCCGTATGTATCTGTCGCGGCAGCTTTATGAAGAGGCCCTGCACGTGCAGTTTTACCTGACGCTGCTCGATACGTATATTCCCGATCACAACGAGCGTGCGGCGGCTTTTGCGGCGGTCGAGAACATTCCGTCGATCAAGACAAAGGCCGATTTTTGCCTGAAATGGATCGATTCGATCAACGAACTTGACCAACTGAATACGGTCGAGGACCGTCGGCGTTTCGTTCTAAATCTGATCTGCTTTGCGGCTTGCATCGAGGGGCTGTTCTTTTTCGCGGCGTTTGCCTACGTATATTTCCTGCGGTCAAAGGGTTTGCTGCACGGCCTCGCCGCAGGCACGAATTGGGTCTTTCGCGACGAATCGGCACACATGAGCTTTGCTTTTGAGGTCGTGAAAAAGGTCCGCGAAGAGGAACCGGCACTGTTCGACGATCAGCTGAAGGTCGATATAGTCACGATGATCAACGAGGCAGTTGATTGCGAGATGCAGTTTGCCGAGGACATTCTTTCGGGCGGCGTCGCGGGCCTGTCGGTCGCCGATATGCGGCAGTATCTCGAATTCATCGCCGATCAGCGGCTGATGATGCTCGGGCTGAACAAGGCCTTCGGTGCGAAGAACCCGTTCTCGTTCATGGACCTGCAAGATGTACAAGAACTGGCCAATTTCTTCGAACGCCGCGTCTCGGCATATCAGGTCGCCGTCGCCGGCGAGGTCAGCTTCGGCGAAGCGTTCTAG
- a CDS encoding type II toxin-antitoxin system RelE/ParE family toxin, with protein MTIRVLRSARRTIAEGIRFYEALGEGLGAYFLSSIMADLRSLNIYAGVHQKFDGGYYRMICKRFPYSVYYKMEGSNVNVYAVLDDRRDPAWTETRLQGIVLSE; from the coding sequence ATGACAATTCGGGTACTGCGTTCCGCACGCCGCACGATCGCTGAGGGCATCCGATTTTACGAAGCCCTCGGCGAAGGGCTTGGGGCATATTTCCTAAGCTCGATAATGGCCGACCTTCGCTCGCTCAACATCTATGCCGGGGTTCATCAAAAGTTCGACGGCGGTTATTACAGAATGATCTGCAAACGCTTTCCCTATTCGGTCTACTACAAAATGGAAGGCTCCAACGTCAATGTTTATGCCGTCCTCGATGACCGCCGCGACCCGGCTTGGACGGAAACGCGGTTGCAGGGCATCGTACTGAGTGAATAG
- a CDS encoding helix-turn-helix domain-containing protein has translation MNRFAEAFRRARLNSGLTFREIAATIEKSIGYVSDIDSGRKNPPERTVVEKIEKLLGVTDGHLANLADEVRMNIPKSLKVWVDGEPRLGEFLKMSQILLREDDGFTSVLDKYVEEMRTKILESGLDAREAD, from the coding sequence ATGAATAGGTTCGCAGAAGCGTTTAGAAGGGCACGACTAAATAGCGGCCTAACTTTTAGGGAGATTGCCGCCACGATAGAGAAGTCAATTGGATATGTTTCAGATATCGATAGCGGGCGTAAGAATCCGCCGGAACGAACGGTGGTTGAGAAAATTGAGAAATTGCTCGGCGTCACCGATGGCCACCTTGCAAATCTAGCCGATGAAGTCCGGATGAATATTCCGAAAAGTTTGAAAGTTTGGGTCGATGGTGAGCCACGACTCGGAGAGTTCCTGAAAATGAGTCAGATTCTACTTCGCGAGGATGATGGATTTACGAGCGTCTTAGACAAGTATGTTGAAGAAATGCGCACGAAGATTCTCGAAAGCGGACTAGATGCTCGTGAAGCAGACTAG
- a CDS encoding deoxyhypusine synthase family protein has protein sequence MNGQITEFIKHHYRHFNAAALIDAAEGYKQHLDGGGKMMITLAGAMSTAELGLSLAEMIRQDKVQIISCTGANLEEDLFNLVAHDFYERVPNYRDLTAEDEQALLDRHMNRVTDTCIPEHEAMRRLEKAMVEVWTRAEAEGLRYFPHEFMYQVLRNGSLEEYYQIDVKDSWMYAAMEKNLPMVVPGWEDSTMGNMFAGHVITGDIENVHTVRTGIEYMTMLADWYTNNAADDSTIGFFQIGGGIAGDFPICVVPMLHQDLQRDGVPVWGYFCQISDSTTSYGSYSGAVPNEKITWGKLEASTPKYIVESDASIVAPLMFAYVLGW, from the coding sequence ATGAACGGACAGATCACGGAATTCATCAAGCATCACTATCGGCATTTTAACGCGGCGGCGCTCATCGACGCGGCGGAAGGGTACAAACAGCATCTCGACGGCGGCGGCAAGATGATGATCACGCTCGCCGGGGCGATGTCGACGGCGGAGCTGGGCCTGAGCCTCGCCGAGATGATCCGACAGGATAAGGTGCAGATCATTTCCTGCACGGGGGCGAATCTTGAGGAAGACCTGTTCAACCTCGTCGCTCATGATTTCTACGAGCGCGTTCCGAATTACCGCGACCTTACGGCCGAGGACGAGCAGGCGTTGCTCGACCGTCACATGAATCGCGTTACCGATACCTGCATTCCCGAACACGAAGCGATGCGGCGGCTGGAGAAAGCGATGGTCGAGGTCTGGACGCGAGCTGAGGCCGAGGGACTGCGTTATTTCCCGCACGAATTTATGTATCAGGTTCTGCGAAACGGCTCGCTCGAGGAGTATTACCAGATCGACGTGAAAGACTCGTGGATGTACGCCGCGATGGAGAAGAACCTGCCGATGGTCGTGCCCGGTTGGGAAGATTCGACGATGGGCAATATGTTTGCGGGCCACGTCATCACAGGCGACATTGAAAATGTTCACACCGTCCGCACCGGTATCGAATACATGACGATGCTCGCCGATTGGTACACGAACAACGCAGCCGATGATTCCACGATCGGTTTCTTTCAGATCGGCGGCGGCATCGCGGGCGATTTCCCGATCTGCGTCGTCCCGATGCTCCATCAGGACCTGCAACGCGACGGCGTCCCCGTCTGGGGCTACTTCTGCCAGATCAGCGATTCGACAACAAGCTACGGCTCCTACTCCGGCGCCGTCCCTAACGAAAAAATAACCTGGGGCAAACTCGAAGCCTCAACCCCAAAATACATCGTCGAATCCGACGCCTCGATCGTCGCACCGTTGATGTTTGCTTATGTATTGGGCTGGTAA
- a CDS encoding DUF262 domain-containing protein, with protein MEQTQSITKVVADIDAGYVSLPEFQRDFVWEITKTYDLFDSIVKDIFVGAIIYGIPSFEIAVREIDTRPKAQKGKRRPRLEIKTVTKEQIAERQRLNKSEFRLLLDGQQRTTALYRAIKGIDPVWFIAKDEAVLEKPFLESSLESLLAEFAGSEDPQQMSIRISDVWRMDQEDLDEAEIRTYFENSLYYASFSKDDDFDIAAEFKKYRYLKKKLVELFKQEKLLSFYLLDMSLEKFVVFFERSNTRGVQLNFIDILAAKLYTGNFNLKKKIEDFRDTNPNYDLSPETIVRAIAYITSKGKEVDRNYILSHLKASDFEDLWDRLTTYYRITLDFLYENSFIISQSWMPYENMLIPMMIFLNELGGDYHRMTQEQKQFLTYWYLNSIFSMRYSGASNERIIEDSTILTSIAKGNKISSASFFNKLEKSQVTGKEDLYGFEKKGNAIYKGILNLINFHVGGLINWNNDSKLSLNSELEDHHIFPKAYLEKVHSDKPGADLIDCVGNRTLVPKKLNIKISSQCPSEYLNKIKESNTEFEKTLENHLISKDLLTGELDDEYQFFLDLRIEEIFRVLQKHVFEPSSEIRMRFYEEPKIQEAANIKVFGTYHGHRVDASFNPASHKIYYKEKIFDSPSRAAIAVKTEFGAPADNTENGWTFWKFIDSNGEERKITEFREPAVDAGATRMDTQETRRFVETVLEREFDSEFEKAVRFRFMYESVTEMVYFQNSNMDKVLWYRIDEKARIALSRSDKSSFIVFTSPKEGIAFVIPMPELLKRIEGIGWTDADIEVHIERDKSYWRELDWDISAYRRQISINSVPAN; from the coding sequence ATGGAACAAACTCAATCGATCACGAAGGTAGTTGCTGACATCGATGCTGGCTATGTTTCATTGCCAGAATTTCAACGCGATTTTGTCTGGGAAATAACCAAGACTTACGATCTCTTCGACTCAATCGTCAAGGATATTTTCGTTGGAGCAATAATCTATGGGATTCCATCTTTTGAAATCGCCGTCCGAGAAATCGACACTAGACCCAAAGCACAGAAAGGTAAGAGGCGGCCGCGTCTCGAAATCAAGACAGTAACAAAGGAGCAGATTGCGGAACGGCAAAGACTGAATAAATCTGAATTTAGATTGTTGTTAGATGGACAGCAGCGAACCACCGCATTATATCGGGCAATCAAAGGCATCGACCCTGTTTGGTTTATTGCGAAGGATGAAGCGGTACTAGAAAAACCCTTTCTTGAATCTAGTTTAGAATCATTGTTGGCTGAGTTCGCGGGATCTGAGGACCCTCAACAGATGTCAATCCGCATTTCGGATGTATGGAGGATGGACCAGGAAGATCTAGACGAGGCTGAGATTCGGACTTACTTCGAAAACTCTCTGTATTACGCAAGCTTCAGTAAAGATGATGATTTTGATATTGCTGCAGAATTTAAGAAATATAGATATTTGAAGAAAAAACTGGTCGAACTCTTCAAACAAGAGAAATTGCTTTCATTTTATCTTTTGGATATGAGCCTCGAAAAGTTTGTCGTATTTTTTGAGCGAAGCAACACCCGCGGTGTACAACTTAACTTCATCGATATTTTGGCAGCCAAGCTCTACACCGGGAATTTTAACCTTAAGAAGAAGATCGAAGACTTTCGGGATACAAATCCCAACTATGATTTATCGCCCGAGACCATTGTTCGTGCAATTGCGTACATTACTAGCAAAGGCAAAGAGGTGGACCGTAACTATATTCTCTCACATCTAAAGGCGTCGGATTTCGAAGATTTGTGGGATCGGCTTACAACTTACTATCGGATCACCCTGGATTTTCTTTATGAAAATAGTTTTATTATTTCCCAGAGCTGGATGCCTTACGAGAATATGCTCATTCCGATGATGATTTTCCTCAATGAGTTGGGGGGTGATTATCACAGAATGACCCAAGAACAAAAGCAGTTTCTTACATATTGGTACCTGAACTCGATTTTTTCAATGAGGTATTCGGGTGCGTCAAATGAAAGGATAATCGAGGATTCAACAATTTTGACAAGTATTGCGAAAGGTAACAAGATTTCCTCAGCTTCATTTTTCAACAAGTTAGAGAAATCTCAGGTGACAGGCAAGGAAGATTTATATGGATTTGAGAAGAAGGGTAATGCTATCTACAAGGGAATTTTGAATCTGATCAATTTTCATGTAGGGGGGCTGATCAACTGGAACAACGATAGTAAGCTATCTCTTAATTCGGAGCTTGAAGATCATCACATTTTCCCGAAGGCGTACTTGGAAAAAGTCCATTCCGATAAACCAGGTGCTGATTTGATAGACTGCGTTGGAAACAGGACGCTGGTTCCAAAGAAGCTGAATATCAAGATTAGTTCACAATGCCCCTCAGAATATCTGAACAAGATCAAGGAAAGTAATACGGAATTCGAAAAGACATTAGAAAATCACCTTATAAGCAAGGATCTCTTGACAGGGGAACTCGACGACGAATATCAGTTTTTTCTCGATTTGCGGATCGAGGAGATTTTTAGGGTTTTGCAAAAGCACGTATTTGAGCCGTCGTCGGAAATCCGTATGCGGTTTTACGAGGAACCAAAAATTCAAGAAGCCGCCAATATCAAGGTGTTTGGAACTTACCATGGCCATCGGGTTGATGCTTCATTTAATCCCGCTAGCCACAAGATCTATTACAAGGAGAAGATATTCGATAGTCCAAGCCGAGCGGCCATTGCTGTCAAGACTGAGTTCGGTGCTCCTGCCGACAACACAGAAAATGGATGGACGTTTTGGAAATTCATCGATTCAAACGGAGAAGAGCGTAAAATTACTGAGTTTCGGGAACCTGCAGTTGATGCCGGAGCGACCCGCATGGATACCCAAGAGACTCGACGGTTCGTAGAGACTGTTCTAGAGCGAGAATTCGATTCGGAATTCGAGAAAGCGGTACGGTTCAGATTCATGTATGAATCGGTTACCGAGATGGTTTATTTTCAAAACTCGAATATGGATAAGGTGCTTTGGTATCGAATTGACGAAAAGGCGAGAATTGCTCTCTCTCGTTCCGATAAATCGAGTTTTATTGTTTTCACGTCCCCGAAGGAAGGAATAGCCTTTGTGATTCCCATGCCTGAACTATTGAAACGGATCGAGGGTATCGGATGGACAGATGCAGACATTGAGGTACACATTGAAAGAGACAAATCATATTGGCGCGAATTAGACTGGGATATTTCCGCTTACCGCCGGCAAATTTCTATTAATTCTGTTCCCGCTAACTAA
- a CDS encoding type II toxin-antitoxin system VapC family toxin yields MMECLVGPLRTGNHRLEDKFKRWFHGISVLPVTNIVFTEAAILRANNPNLKTPDAIHLASAIQNGCDEFWTNDERLSTLGLNIIRNISSI; encoded by the coding sequence GTGATGGAATGCCTCGTCGGCCCCCTGCGAACCGGAAACCACCGGCTAGAAGATAAATTCAAGCGATGGTTTCACGGAATATCGGTTTTGCCCGTAACCAATATTGTGTTCACCGAAGCCGCCATTCTCCGTGCCAATAACCCCAATCTGAAAACACCGGACGCGATCCATCTTGCATCCGCCATACAAAACGGCTGCGATGAATTTTGGACAAACGACGAGCGGCTTTCGACATTGGGACTCAATATAATAAGAAACATCTCTTCAATTTGA
- a CDS encoding ribonucleoside-diphosphate reductase subunit alpha, with protein sequence MQVRKRNGSLEPVDINKIVRAISRCTTNLPSVDVMRIATKTISGLYDGATTKELDKLSIQTAASLIFEEPEYSRMAARLLNQYIEKEVRNQEIHSFSQSIAFGYKEGLVNERVMQFVTENSRKLNDALDPTRNELFEFFGLRTLYDRYLLKNPTTRDVIESPQCFWMRVACGLAESPHEAIDLYDLFSSLEYVPSTPTLFNSGTKHEQLSSCFLLDSPQDSLDSIYKKYSDVAMLSKFSGGIGIAYHRVRSQGSLIRGTNGHSNGIVPWLKTLDSSVAAVNQGGKRKGACCVYLETWHADIDDFLELRDNTGDEARRTHNLNIANWIPDLFMKRVQADGVWSLFDPKVVPHFPDLFGEEFEAAYTKAEEEGLFVRQVPARDLYAKMMRTMAQTGNGWMTFKDASNRKSNQTARPENVVHLSNLCTEIIEVTSDNETAVCNLGSINAARYVKDGAFDYDKLRRNVRLAVRQLDKVIDLNYYAIPSTSQSNNRWRNIGLGLMGLQDVFFQMRLPFDSDEAKAISAKIQEEIYFAALDASSDLAVERGAHPAFLETRAAKGDLQFDLWGVTPDDMPRWDALREKIKQTGLRNSLMIAIAPTATIASIAGCYECIEPQVSNLFKRETLSGDFVQINKYLVNELKGAGLWTDAIRNKIKLAEGSVQDIEEFSPELKAIYRTAWEIPMRSLIDMMADRGAYIDQSASLNLFMESPTIGKLSSMYMYAWQKGLKTTYYLRSRPATRIAQVAAGETVAAAEPKKQYTDDEALACSLENPEACEACQ encoded by the coding sequence ATGCAGGTCCGCAAGCGGAACGGTTCGCTCGAGCCCGTCGATATAAATAAGATCGTTCGGGCTATCTCACGCTGTACGACGAATCTGCCGAGCGTTGACGTTATGCGCATCGCAACCAAGACCATCAGCGGGCTGTATGACGGAGCGACGACAAAGGAACTGGACAAGCTGTCGATACAGACGGCGGCGAGCCTGATATTCGAAGAGCCCGAATATTCACGGATGGCCGCACGGCTGCTGAACCAATACATCGAGAAAGAGGTGCGAAATCAGGAGATACATTCTTTCTCGCAAAGTATCGCATTCGGCTATAAGGAAGGCCTCGTGAACGAACGCGTGATGCAGTTCGTCACCGAAAACAGCCGCAAGCTGAACGACGCTCTGGATCCGACGCGGAATGAGCTGTTCGAGTTTTTCGGCCTAAGGACTCTATATGATCGATATTTGCTAAAGAATCCGACGACACGCGACGTCATCGAATCGCCGCAGTGTTTCTGGATGCGGGTGGCGTGCGGCCTGGCAGAAAGCCCGCACGAGGCGATCGATCTTTACGATCTGTTCTCGTCGCTGGAATACGTGCCTTCGACGCCGACTCTGTTCAATTCCGGAACGAAGCACGAGCAGCTTTCGAGCTGTTTCCTGCTCGATTCGCCGCAGGACAGCCTCGACAGCATATATAAGAAGTATTCCGACGTCGCGATGCTATCGAAATTCTCAGGCGGCATCGGCATCGCGTATCACCGCGTGCGTTCGCAAGGTTCGCTGATCCGCGGCACGAACGGCCATTCGAACGGCATCGTGCCTTGGCTGAAAACGCTGGATTCATCGGTCGCCGCCGTGAATCAGGGCGGCAAACGCAAAGGCGCATGCTGCGTCTATCTGGAAACGTGGCACGCCGACATCGACGATTTTCTCGAACTTCGCGACAACACCGGCGACGAAGCACGCCGCACGCACAACCTGAACATCGCGAACTGGATTCCGGACCTTTTCATGAAACGCGTTCAGGCGGACGGCGTTTGGTCGCTGTTCGATCCGAAGGTCGTGCCGCACTTCCCCGACCTTTTTGGCGAGGAATTTGAGGCGGCATACACAAAGGCCGAGGAAGAAGGGCTGTTTGTCCGCCAGGTTCCTGCACGCGACCTGTACGCCAAGATGATGCGTACGATGGCACAGACCGGCAACGGCTGGATGACCTTTAAGGACGCGTCGAACCGCAAATCGAATCAGACCGCACGGCCCGAGAATGTCGTGCACCTGTCAAACCTCTGCACAGAGATCATCGAGGTCACCAGCGATAATGAGACCGCTGTCTGCAACTTGGGTTCGATCAACGCAGCACGGTACGTCAAAGACGGTGCTTTCGATTACGACAAGCTTCGACGCAACGTCCGCCTCGCCGTTCGCCAGCTCGACAAGGTCATCGATCTGAATTATTACGCCATTCCGTCCACGTCGCAGTCGAACAACCGCTGGCGGAATATCGGGCTTGGACTGATGGGATTGCAGGACGTTTTCTTTCAGATGCGTCTGCCGTTCGACTCGGACGAGGCGAAAGCGATATCGGCGAAAATTCAAGAAGAGATCTATTTCGCGGCTCTTGACGCCTCGAGCGACCTTGCAGTGGAACGAGGAGCACACCCGGCATTTCTCGAAACACGTGCCGCAAAGGGCGATCTGCAGTTCGACCTGTGGGGCGTAACGCCCGATGATATGCCGCGTTGGGACGCTCTGCGTGAAAAGATCAAACAGACAGGCCTTCGCAATTCGCTGATGATCGCGATCGCACCGACGGCCACCATCGCATCGATCGCCGGCTGTTACGAATGTATCGAGCCGCAGGTATCCAATCTGTTCAAACGCGAGACGCTGTCGGGCGACTTCGTACAGATCAACAAATATCTGGTCAACGAGCTGAAAGGCGCCGGACTCTGGACAGACGCCATCCGTAACAAGATCAAACTGGCCGAAGGTTCGGTTCAGGATATCGAGGAGTTTTCGCCCGAGCTTAAGGCGATATACAGAACAGCGTGGGAAATACCCATGCGATCCTTGATCGACATGATGGCAGACCGCGGCGCCTACATCGACCAGTCAGCGTCGCTCAACCTGTTCATGGAAAGCCCGACCATCGGTAAGCTGTCGTCCATGTATATGTATGCATGGCAAAAGGGCCTGAAAACAACGTATTACCTGCGATCGCGGCCCGCGACACGAATCGCCCAGGTCGCCGCCGGTGAAACCGTAGCGGCCGCCGAGCCGAAGAAACAATATACGGACGACGAGGCACTCGCATGCTCGCTTGAGAATCCCGAGGCGTGTGAAGCGTGTCAGTGA
- a CDS encoding NAD(P)/FAD-dependent oxidoreductase produces MSPIKHFDILIIGAGLSGIGAGARVRMDLPGKRFAILEGRERSGGTWDLFRYPGVRSDSDMFTLGYRFKPWRDGKAIADGPAILNYIRETAREYDLEKEIRYGHRVRRAEWDSVEAKWTVEAEARPIGSVPLGGEDLPQSRKAAKEERSETERQGDGETGRVWYSCNFLYLCTGYYRYEEGYTPDWPGFGDYKGTLVHPQKWPEGLDYAGKRVLVIGSGATAVTLVPAMAEDAGHVTMLQRSPTYVVTMPSQDRIANAFRKILPDKAAYTLSRWKNILRQSFFYTLSRRRPALMKRLIAKGIKAELGEEHLDDFTPRYDPWDQRLCIVPDSDMFNSIRSGKASIVTGEIETFTASGVRLKNGDAIDADIVVTATGLILKLMDGLELIVDGEPVVHSEKVAYKGMMYNDVPNVAQAFGYTNASWTLKCDLTSEYVCRLINYMDEHGYTYCVPRLNDPSVTREPALNFNSGYVLRALNEIPSQGSKHPWRLHQNYFKDLRMLRYGRLEDDTMEFH; encoded by the coding sequence ATGAGCCCGATTAAACACTTCGACATCTTGATAATAGGTGCAGGGCTTTCGGGGATCGGGGCGGGGGCACGGGTGCGGATGGACCTGCCGGGGAAGCGGTTCGCGATACTTGAGGGGCGTGAACGAAGCGGCGGGACCTGGGATCTGTTTCGGTATCCGGGTGTGCGGTCGGATTCGGATATGTTCACGCTCGGATATCGATTTAAACCGTGGCGTGACGGTAAGGCGATAGCTGATGGGCCGGCGATATTGAATTACATACGCGAAACGGCACGAGAATACGACCTCGAAAAAGAGATCCGCTACGGCCACCGTGTCAGGCGTGCGGAGTGGGACTCGGTGGAGGCGAAGTGGACGGTCGAGGCGGAGGCACGACCGATCGGGAGTGTGCCCCTCGGCGGGGAAGATCTCCCGCAAAGCCGCAAAGCCGCAAAGGAAGAGCGAAGTGAGACTGAGAGACAGGGAGATGGGGAGACCGGGAGAGTTTGGTATTCGTGTAATTTCCTTTATCTGTGTACTGGGTATTACCGGTATGAAGAGGGCTACACGCCAGACTGGCCGGGGTTTGGCGATTACAAAGGCACGCTGGTGCATCCGCAGAAATGGCCCGAAGGTTTGGACTACGCAGGCAAGCGTGTGCTGGTGATCGGCAGCGGTGCGACGGCGGTGACTCTGGTTCCCGCGATGGCTGAGGATGCGGGGCATGTTACGATGCTGCAGCGTTCGCCGACGTATGTCGTGACGATGCCTTCGCAGGATCGGATCGCAAATGCGTTTCGCAAAATTCTGCCGGACAAGGCCGCATACACGCTGTCGCGTTGGAAGAACATATTGCGGCAGAGCTTTTTCTACACGCTCTCGCGGCGGCGGCCTGCTCTGATGAAGCGGCTCATCGCAAAGGGCATCAAGGCTGAGCTCGGCGAAGAGCATCTTGACGATTTCACGCCGCGATACGACCCGTGGGACCAGCGGCTGTGTATCGTGCCGGATTCGGACATGTTCAACTCTATCAGGTCGGGCAAAGCGTCGATCGTCACGGGCGAGATCGAGACGTTCACCGCTTCCGGCGTGCGGCTCAAGAACGGCGATGCGATCGATGCCGACATTGTCGTTACGGCAACGGGGCTGATATTAAAGTTGATGGACGGGCTCGAACTCATCGTGGATGGCGAGCCGGTCGTACACAGCGAAAAGGTCGCCTACAAAGGAATGATGTATAACGACGTGCCAAACGTGGCACAAGCTTTCGGCTACACGAACGCCTCGTGGACGCTCAAATGCGACCTCACCAGCGAATACGTCTGCCGGCTGATAAACTACATGGATGAGCATGGATATACGTACTGCGTCCCGCGGCTAAATGACCCTTCCGTCACTCGCGAACCGGCTCTAAATTTCAATTCCGGCTACGTCCTGCGTGCCCTCAACGAGATCCCGAGCCAGGGCTCAAAACACCCTTGGCGGCTGCATCAAAATTATTTCAAAGACCTGCGGATGCTGCGCTACGGACGGCTGGAAGATGATACGATGGAGTTTCATTAG